One genomic segment of Desulfosporosinus sp. Sb-LF includes these proteins:
- the rpoB gene encoding DNA-directed RNA polymerase subunit beta: MFYPVKVGTRERWSYSRIREVLDMPNLIEIQQNSYRWFLDEGLRDMFRDISPIQDFTGNLVLEFIDYSLGDAKYQVEECKERDVTYAAPLRVKVRLINKETGEVKEQEVFMGDFPLMTDKGTFIINGAERVIVSQLVRSPGVYYAEQIDASGKKLFGATVIPNRGAWLEFETDVNDNIHVRVDRTRKLPGTVLIRALGYASNGQILELFNDNEYIRATLERDNSESTEEALVEIYKRLRPGEPPTVDSARSLLEALFFDAKRYDLAKVGRYKLNKKLGLDIPMEVRHLTRGDIVAAVQRMLALMNGEGHKDDIDHLGNRRLRSVGELLQNQFRIGLSRMERVVRERMTIQDVEVITPQVLINIRPVVAAIKEFFGSSQLSQFMDQTNPLAELTHKRRLSALGPGGLSRERAGFEVRDVHFSHYGRMCPVETPEGPNIGLIGSLATYGRINPYGFIEAPYRMADKENGQVTDEIHYLTADEEEQFVVAQANAPLDENGKFLGDKIEARHGPDFVLVSPNHIDYMDVSPKQMVSIATALIPFLEHDDANRALMGSNMQRQAVPLLRTDSPYVGTGMEYKTAKDSGVCAITKQAGVVERSTADEIIVRHDDGTTEKHKLLKYSRSNQGTCINQRPIVNKGEIVEANQIIADGPSTDHGELALGRNVLVAFMTWEGYNYEDAILISEKLVREDYYTSIHIEEYESDARDTKLGPEEITRDIPNVGEDVLKDLDERGIIRIGAEVRPGDILVGKVTPKGETELTAEERLLRAIFGEKAREVRDTSLRVPHGEAGKIVDVKVFTRENGDELSPGVNQLVRVYIAQKRKISVGDKVAGRHGNKGVISRIMRQEDMPFMPDGTPIEIVLNPLGVPSRMNIGQVLETHLGRAAKALGIRIATPVFDGATEDDIFETLTKAGLSSDGKTILYDGRTGDPFDSKITVGYMYVLKLHHLVDDKIHARSTGPYSLVTQQPLGGKAQFGGQRFGEMEVWALEAYGAAYTLQEILTVKSDDVVGRVKTYEAIVKGENIPEPGIPESFKVLIKEMQSLGLDVRLLASDDREIEIHDTDEDITETAKELGIDLHEELPAPVTRIVASTDEEEELGVDEEDPLDELNVEVLEEEDIDLGDLK; encoded by the coding sequence ATGTTCTATCCTGTTAAGGTTGGGACGCGGGAACGCTGGAGTTACTCCAGGATCCGGGAAGTCCTCGACATGCCAAATTTAATCGAAATTCAGCAGAACTCCTATCGTTGGTTTCTTGATGAAGGGTTGCGCGATATGTTTCGCGATATATCACCCATTCAGGACTTCACAGGCAATCTAGTTTTGGAATTTATTGACTACAGCCTAGGAGATGCTAAATATCAGGTCGAAGAGTGTAAGGAACGCGATGTCACGTATGCAGCGCCTTTACGAGTAAAGGTCCGCCTGATAAACAAAGAAACTGGGGAAGTGAAAGAACAGGAAGTCTTTATGGGGGATTTCCCGTTGATGACAGACAAAGGTACGTTTATTATTAACGGGGCCGAACGTGTCATCGTCAGCCAACTTGTACGTTCCCCAGGAGTGTATTATGCTGAACAAATTGATGCGAGCGGCAAGAAGCTGTTTGGAGCTACAGTAATTCCAAATCGTGGTGCATGGTTGGAATTTGAAACAGATGTTAATGATAACATCCATGTGAGAGTTGACCGAACTCGAAAACTACCAGGCACCGTACTTATTCGTGCCCTGGGTTATGCAAGCAATGGCCAGATTTTGGAATTGTTTAATGATAATGAATATATTCGCGCTACCTTAGAAAGAGACAACTCAGAGTCAACTGAAGAAGCTTTGGTTGAAATTTACAAACGGTTAAGACCAGGTGAACCTCCTACCGTCGACAGTGCACGATCATTACTTGAGGCGCTTTTCTTTGATGCTAAACGCTATGATCTGGCAAAAGTAGGTCGGTATAAACTCAATAAGAAATTGGGTCTGGATATTCCGATGGAAGTACGGCATTTGACTCGTGGGGATATCGTGGCAGCCGTCCAAAGGATGCTCGCTTTGATGAATGGTGAGGGACATAAGGATGACATCGACCATTTGGGAAATCGTAGGTTACGTTCGGTTGGAGAGCTTCTCCAAAACCAATTCCGAATTGGATTGTCCCGTATGGAACGCGTAGTGCGCGAGCGTATGACGATTCAAGACGTTGAAGTGATCACCCCTCAGGTCTTAATCAATATCAGACCTGTTGTAGCTGCAATCAAGGAGTTCTTTGGTAGCAGTCAGTTGTCGCAGTTTATGGATCAGACAAATCCTTTGGCTGAGTTAACGCATAAGCGTCGTTTGAGTGCCTTAGGACCTGGAGGATTGAGCAGAGAACGTGCCGGTTTTGAAGTGCGTGACGTTCACTTTTCTCACTACGGAAGAATGTGTCCGGTAGAGACTCCAGAAGGTCCCAACATTGGTTTGATTGGATCGTTAGCGACGTACGGACGTATTAATCCTTATGGCTTTATTGAAGCTCCTTACCGTATGGCGGATAAAGAAAATGGTCAAGTTACGGATGAAATCCATTACTTAACCGCAGACGAAGAAGAACAATTTGTCGTAGCACAGGCAAATGCTCCGCTTGATGAGAATGGTAAGTTCCTTGGAGATAAAATCGAGGCTCGTCATGGTCCAGACTTTGTTCTTGTGTCCCCAAACCACATCGATTACATGGACGTTTCTCCAAAACAAATGGTCTCCATTGCAACGGCTCTTATCCCGTTCTTGGAACACGATGATGCGAACCGAGCATTGATGGGTTCTAACATGCAGCGGCAGGCTGTACCCCTCTTACGTACAGATTCGCCTTACGTCGGGACAGGAATGGAGTACAAGACAGCCAAGGACTCGGGTGTTTGTGCAATTACCAAACAGGCTGGGGTTGTTGAGAGGTCGACCGCTGATGAAATCATAGTCCGTCATGATGATGGAACAACCGAGAAACATAAACTGCTCAAATATTCTCGCTCGAACCAAGGGACCTGCATAAACCAGCGCCCCATTGTTAACAAAGGGGAGATCGTTGAAGCTAACCAGATTATTGCGGATGGTCCATCGACTGACCATGGAGAACTTGCCTTAGGACGTAACGTCTTAGTGGCCTTCATGACTTGGGAAGGGTATAACTATGAGGATGCGATCCTCATTAGCGAAAAGCTCGTTCGAGAGGACTATTATACTTCAATCCATATCGAAGAGTATGAATCTGATGCGCGCGATACAAAGCTTGGTCCAGAAGAAATTACTCGTGACATCCCTAACGTTGGAGAGGATGTTTTAAAGGATCTTGATGAGCGTGGGATTATCCGTATTGGAGCTGAAGTGCGTCCAGGAGACATCCTGGTCGGAAAAGTTACGCCAAAAGGCGAAACAGAGCTTACAGCAGAGGAGCGTTTACTCCGTGCGATCTTCGGAGAAAAGGCGCGTGAGGTGCGTGATACCTCCCTGCGTGTGCCACATGGAGAAGCCGGGAAGATTGTTGATGTGAAGGTATTTACCCGCGAAAATGGAGATGAGTTATCTCCAGGTGTTAATCAGCTCGTTCGGGTTTATATCGCCCAAAAGCGGAAGATTTCTGTAGGAGACAAGGTTGCGGGTCGCCACGGAAATAAAGGGGTTATTTCGCGGATCATGCGTCAAGAGGACATGCCGTTTATGCCGGATGGAACACCGATTGAAATAGTTCTAAATCCGTTGGGCGTTCCTTCTCGAATGAATATCGGTCAGGTTCTGGAAACTCATCTAGGTCGGGCAGCGAAGGCATTGGGGATTCGTATTGCAACTCCAGTCTTTGACGGTGCCACAGAAGATGACATTTTTGAGACGTTGACGAAAGCTGGCCTTTCCAGCGATGGAAAGACGATACTATATGATGGGCGTACCGGAGATCCCTTTGACAGCAAGATCACTGTTGGATATATGTATGTTCTAAAACTTCACCATTTGGTGGACGATAAAATTCATGCACGTTCGACAGGACCATATTCTCTTGTGACTCAACAGCCGTTGGGTGGTAAAGCTCAGTTCGGTGGTCAGCGTTTTGGGGAAATGGAAGTTTGGGCGTTAGAAGCTTATGGAGCTGCTTATACTTTACAGGAGATATTAACGGTTAAATCGGACGATGTTGTTGGTCGTGTCAAGACGTACGAAGCAATCGTTAAAGGCGAAAACATTCCTGAACCAGGAATTCCAGAATCTTTTAAGGTATTAATTAAAGAAATGCAAAGTTTAGGACTAGATGTACGACTTTTAGCATCAGATGATCGGGAAATTGAGATTCATGATACCGATGAGGACATTACAGAAACTGCGAAGGAACTCGGCATTGATCTTCATGAGGAACTCCCAGCTCCGGTGACGCGTATAGTTGCCAGCACGGATGAGGAAGAGGAACTCGGTGTTGATGAAGAAGATCCGCTGGATGAATTAAATGTGGAAGTCCTTGAGGAAGAAGATATAGATCTTGGCGATCTCAAATAG
- the rplL gene encoding 50S ribosomal protein L7/L12: MSKVNEILESVKGLTVLELSELVKAFEEEFGVSAAAPVAVVAAGGAAAAEEVEEKTEFDVILTNCGASKINVIKVVREVTGLGLKEAKDLVDNAPKAVKEKVSKDDAEALKAKLTEAGATVEVK, encoded by the coding sequence ATGTCTAAAGTCAATGAAATTCTTGAATCCGTTAAAGGTTTAACTGTCCTCGAATTATCCGAACTCGTGAAAGCTTTTGAAGAAGAATTTGGTGTAAGTGCTGCTGCTCCCGTAGCTGTTGTAGCTGCTGGTGGTGCTGCTGCTGCTGAAGAAGTAGAAGAAAAAACAGAATTCGATGTTATCCTCACCAATTGCGGAGCTTCTAAAATCAACGTCATCAAAGTTGTCCGTGAAGTAACAGGCTTAGGTCTGAAAGAAGCTAAAGATCTTGTAGACAATGCTCCTAAAGCAGTCAAAGAGAAAGTTTCCAAAGACGATGCAGAAGCTTTGAAAGCTAAATTAACTGAAGCCGGTGCAACCGTCGAAGTTAAATAA
- the rplJ gene encoding 50S ribosomal protein L10, whose translation MPNIEEKSQVVSEIKEKMQKSSGIVLADYRGLTVAQVTQLRAQLRQAGVEYKVLKNTLVRRAANELGVEGLDSYLEGPTAVAFSADPVAPAKILMEFAKVNKLKTFKIKAGVLEGKVIGPEGVKALADLPSREVLLTMVVRGMQAPLVGMVNVLQGPIRKMGYALEEVRKLKAAQ comes from the coding sequence ATGCCCAATATCGAAGAAAAAAGTCAGGTTGTCTCAGAAATCAAGGAAAAGATGCAAAAATCCTCGGGGATCGTTTTAGCCGACTATCGCGGTTTAACAGTGGCTCAGGTGACTCAACTGCGTGCTCAATTGCGTCAAGCTGGAGTGGAGTACAAGGTATTGAAAAACACCCTTGTGCGCCGAGCTGCCAATGAACTAGGGGTAGAAGGTCTTGATTCATACCTCGAAGGACCGACTGCAGTGGCCTTCAGCGCTGATCCAGTTGCTCCTGCAAAAATCTTGATGGAGTTTGCGAAGGTCAATAAGCTTAAGACATTCAAGATTAAAGCCGGAGTCCTAGAAGGAAAAGTTATTGGTCCAGAGGGTGTTAAAGCTCTAGCGGATCTGCCTTCACGCGAAGTCCTACTTACTATGGTCGTGCGCGGTATGCAGGCTCCACTTGTTGGAATGGTCAATGTTCTTCAAGGACCGATCCGCAAAATGGGATATGCATTAGAAGAAGTGCGTAAACTCAAGGCGGCTCAATAA
- the rplA gene encoding 50S ribosomal protein L1 encodes MAKVGKKYQEIVKSFDRNALYEPTEALAIVKTNAKAKFDETVEVAFKLGIDTRHADQQIRGALVLPNGTGNTRSVLVFAKGDKAKEAELAGADFVGAEDMIAKIEQGWFGFEVVVATPDMMGLVGKLGRVLGPKGLMPNPKTGTVTPDVTRAIKEIKAGKIEYRAEKSGIIHAPIGKASFSADQLLENYRALAETLLKAKPAAAKGQYMRSVTVCSTMSPGVRINPAKAL; translated from the coding sequence ATGGCTAAGGTCGGTAAAAAGTATCAAGAGATTGTAAAATCGTTTGATCGCAACGCACTATATGAGCCCACAGAGGCATTGGCAATTGTAAAAACCAACGCAAAAGCAAAGTTTGATGAAACTGTAGAAGTTGCTTTTAAATTAGGCATTGACACCCGTCATGCGGACCAACAGATTCGTGGCGCGCTTGTGCTCCCGAATGGTACGGGCAATACTCGCTCGGTCCTGGTCTTTGCTAAAGGGGATAAGGCCAAAGAAGCAGAACTAGCTGGCGCTGACTTTGTCGGTGCAGAAGATATGATTGCAAAGATAGAGCAAGGCTGGTTCGGTTTTGAAGTTGTCGTTGCCACACCAGATATGATGGGGTTAGTCGGTAAGTTGGGCCGTGTATTGGGACCTAAGGGATTGATGCCGAACCCGAAAACTGGGACGGTTACTCCTGATGTTACTCGTGCGATCAAAGAAATCAAGGCTGGTAAGATTGAGTACCGTGCTGAGAAGTCGGGTATCATACATGCACCAATCGGTAAGGCATCATTTAGTGCAGATCAATTATTGGAGAACTATCGTGCGTTAGCGGAGACTTTGCTTAAGGCTAAGCCTGCTGCTGCAAAGGGTCAGTACATGCGAAGTGTCACAGTGTGCTCAACTATGAGTCCTGGCGTACGCATCAACCCTGCGAAAGCCCTCTAA